TGCAGGTACGCATCTAAGTCGGCTCCTTCTGAGGTTGGCGAATCCGTACTGCCTAGATGGTCAAGCGTTTCGCGAATAAATCTGTCCGCTGCGACAAAACGGGTCTGAAACTTTAGCTTCTCCAGATACAAAACAACTTGCTGCTGTTTTAGTCGAAGCAAATCGTCCAAACTTTCCTCAACCGAACTACGAAAAGCCTTCTCGAAATTGGCATACCCCAGTAATCCCACTATTAAAGTTGATACCAAGGCAACAAAAGTTAGAAGAAAGTTTAGCTTCAATCTAATAGGCATTTGACAACTTCCTAAGCTATTCTTAAAAATTAGCAAAACCGTAGGAAACTGCACTTATTGGGCGAGTAGCGTTTCCGGACAGACTATACTGCAATCTCATTGCGACGCAGGGCTTCTAACTTTATTACTGAGACTTGGTGCGAGGAAGCAAGCAAACAGTGCGCCAATAGTCATTAAATACTTCAACTATGTAAACAAACTCATCATAATTTATGGGTTTTCTAATAAAACCGGCGGCTCCAAGCCGATAACTTCTGTCTATATCGCCGGCATTCATAGAGGAGCTAAGCATGATCACTGGTATGTTGTTATAGGAATTATTAGCTTTAACCTTCAGCAGGAATTCAAACCCATTGAGTTTTGGCATGTTAATATCCAGTAAAATGAGGTCTGGCCGTGGGAATTCGGCGTTAGAAGAAGTTTGCTCAGAGCGGTTTAAATAATCAAGAGCCTCAGCGCCATCGCTAGCGATAAGCATATTGCTCGGAAGAAGAGCCTCATGAAAAGCGCGTTTAGCAATTATGACATCGTCCTCACTGTCATCCACTAACAATATATTTAATAGCATTTGACTGCTGTTGGACTGCAAAACCGTTTTAGTCATCCTCTAGCTCATTGTGGTGCGATTTATAGCATCTATAAAAATCTTTTTCGTAAATGGTATATACCGTTTACAAAAAGTAAAATATTTAACTTACTTTTTGGAAACGGTATTTTTTGTTTATTGGCAAGTGCTTACGCACTTGCTGTTTATACCATTTACAAAAATCATTTTCGTAAATGGTATAAACGACACATCAGTCGATAAACTCAAACGAGATTTGTTGGATCTGTTTCCCGATAAGTTCTTTAATGATATTCTGCGCTTGTTTTTCGGCGCACTCATGAATATCAACAGAATAATATGTAGTTGAATGTTTTCTAGGAACGGAATTGAGGTGACCTCTTGATGAAACCATTTCCAGTTGTGAAGTTTTTTCTGTGTTCATTGTTAGCAAGCGCGGTTTTTTTACCATTGAGAGCCAAGGCAGACATAAAAATTGAGTATTTTAATATTGTTTCGGGCCGTTTAGTCTTTGCAGCTACTAAAGGAGTTGGCAAGAGCGACATATATGTGCTGGATTTTCAAAAACTAGCAGCATCTCCAGTAATAGAAACAAGTGGGAACGATACTTACCCATCTTGGTCACCCGATGGAACTGAAATCCTCTATGAGTCGGATGAGTCTGGCAATTTAGAAATATACATAGCGCGCTCTGATGGATCGAATGTGCGCAATCTTACGCGAAATCCGGCCACTGATAAGAATCCACACTGGTCACCAGATGGAAAAAGGATAGTTTTTACGAGTAGTCGTCTGGGCAAAGGGGAGAATTTGTTCATCATGAATACAGATGGCACACAGCCACTGGCCATAACCAACAATTCCAACCGAAATTCAGTTCCGAAATGGTCCCCAAGAGGCAATGAAGTCATATATTCAACGGACTCGTATTGGCCGGGATGGGACATAGTGCTTTACGAAATCGAGGGCAAACGTAGCATGCGCATGACAAACGGGTATAATTCTTTTTGCAGAGCAGATTGGCATCCGAATGGCGGCAAGTTTGTATTCTCTTACGGATCCGGGAAAGACATAGACCTCTGGATTCAGACTAAGGGCGGCGCTCCTGAGCAACTTACAAGTCTTGCGGGTAGAGAATACGATGCAGTTTGGGATAACGATGGGAAAAGGATATTTTTTGTAAGTGAATCCAAACCCGGTGCTAGCGACTATCATCTATTTTTAATCGATGTGGAAACGAAACTAGTTAGCCAAATTACTTCTGGAACTATGGCAATTCGCTATCCAAGCTGGACCCCCTATCCAGAAGTAAATTTCGCGGAATCTAATGCGAAGTCAACCGCACCTTCGCCAGATATATCTACCGACGACGCAAAAAATAAGGAAGCTAATTAGGTGCTATTAAAAAGAAACGACTAACATGCCTAGAACACTATTCTCTTCGCTCGCAGCACGCAGTCTGCTTAAGATAATTCAAATGTCGGTTGTTATGTTCGCGATTATGCCTGCTGCATTGGCTAGAGCACAAATCGCTAACTATAGCTCGTCGGAGAATTCCGCAACCGCCCTAACGAACATTGACTTGCTACTCAACTCAATTCCCGGAGTAAATCGCGACTATCTGCTGAATTCAAACATTGCAGATTATAACAGCGATGGAGCACTTACTTTTGCGGCCTTTGGCGATAGCATCACTCGTGGAGTTGGCGACACGTACGCTGTGGGCGACACTGTGCATAAAACTGACCCGATAGACGTTGGCGAAGCTGGCTATCCATTGCGAGTGGAGACAGTAATGGGAATTAACGTATTTAATCTCGGAGATCCGGGCGAGACACTTTCAGAGGAAGGATTGGTTCGTTTTGCTGAAAAAATTCCAAACCTTCGACCGGATATAGTTTTTATCGGTGGTGGCTCAAATGATGCTTTTTCTTGGATTAGCGAAAGCGATTTTTTTCGCTCTGCTCAAACGATGATTAACATTGCACGCGCAAGTGGTTCATTTCCCATTCTACATAGTACTCCACCATCCTGCTGCGAGCATTCTGGAATCGCCACATTTACCGAGGGCTACAATCGCCAACTCGAAACCCTGGCGGCAGTTAACGACCTGCCTTTTAGCAACGTAAATAAGGGGTTTACTAACACATGCAAGTCCTCAAAATGTTATTTACTAAATCTTCCGGAAGGTTTACATCCAAACATTGAAGGATATGACGTTATGGGAGAAGTAGTGATGGCGAGTTTATTAAACATCGACTTGTTTGCTCCTAATGGCCCTCAATCTCTCGAATTAGCATTAAACCTACCGCCTGGATCTGTAAAAACTGTTCCGGATGCCGTTCTCAGCAGTAATAACGCAGGGATTTCGCAACAAAGCGATTGACTCGACGGCGCGCGATTGACTAAGGGGCAATGAGACAAGATTCTACCGCTATACGCCATTGCAGTACCGCAGCCCGTTTTGCGGCCGTTAAGAATTATTTATTCGCCTTATCCTTATTTGTTTTCACTTCCTGCTCGCCAGCTTACGTTTTTCGTGCGGGATGGGAAGAGGCAAAGATCCTACTTGGGCGCAAGCCACTTGACGAGTTGATAGACTCGAGCGATACGGCGGCAAACCATAAAGAAAAATTTCGCCTAGTAAATGATGCGCGCAAATTTTCAGAGACTCTCGGATTGAAACCTAACAATAGCTTTACCCAGTATTCGCATATAGATCGAGATGTCTTAGTTTGGGTTGTTAGCGCATCTCCTAAGACGACCTTCGAACCAGTTACATGGTGGTTCCCAATTGTTGGACGAGTGCCTTATAAGGGGTTCTTCGAAAAAGAGGATGCAATTGCCGAAGTAAAGAAGCTGCACAGCAAAGGATACGACGTTTATCTTCGGCCAAGCGCCGCGTTTAGCACACTGGGGTGGTTTGACGACCCATTGTTATCCACTGTTCTAAAGTTCGACGAAGTATCTCTAGTAAATACCGTCATCCACGAGATAGTGCACAATACCGTATGGGTGAAAGACAATGTGCATTTCAATGAAACTTTGGCTAATTTCCTCGCCAATGTTTCAACTGAGCAATTCTTTGGAACGAGAGACGACAAATATCGGGCTTTTCAATCCGCTGCTGAAAATCAATCTCATGATGACCTTCTTTTTGCTAGTTATTTGTCAGCACTGCGCCTAGAGCTAGAAGCACTTTACGCAAAAAACTTACCTGTGGGTGATGAGATAGCGGATCCGAAGGTGCTATCAACTTCTGATATCCTCAGCGAACGCGAGCTAATATTCAAGAAGGCTCGGCCAACATGGGAATCGCTTAAGGCACGTTTTAAAGGCCCCAACTATAAGAACCTGCCACTACCAGAAAACAATGCAGCAATTATAGCTTACTGGATATATTTGAAGGACATTAACCTATTTGCCGACTTATACCGCGCAACTAACTATAGTGTTCCGAAGTTTCTTAAGGAGATTAAACTCATACAAGAAATTAGCCGACAAGAACGCCGAGATTCATATCTAGTTATGCAAGAACAGCTAAAGGGGGAAGGGTAAAAACAGATATGCAGCGACAATATCGACTGGTTCTAGGACATGCGTTGTTAGCAGTTTTGATGTTTACCCTTACGAACCTAGCGGCCTGCAAACCGCAAACAAAAGAACGTGAACATAAAGTCCCTTGTGGCGGACTAGCAGATTACCTCTGTCCAAACCATATGTATTGTGAACTAGGAAAAGATTGTGGTGGATTTGATGCGGCGGGCTTTTGCCAAATCAGACCAATCACTTGTCCAAATGTTACCCAGAAAGTTTGCGGTTGCGATCATAATACATATGCCAGCGCTTGTTACGCAAATGCACGTGGCGTGTCAGTTGCTAAGGAAGGAGAGTGTAAGAACAAAGCGGATAAGCAGTAAGCAAACGCTAAACGCTAGCGTTTATACCATTTACAAAAAGTAAAATATTTATACCGTTTACAGAAAGTAAGTTAAATATTTTAC
The Deltaproteobacteria bacterium genome window above contains:
- a CDS encoding aminopeptidase, with amino-acid sequence MRQDSTAIRHCSTAARFAAVKNYLFALSLFVFTSCSPAYVFRAGWEEAKILLGRKPLDELIDSSDTAANHKEKFRLVNDARKFSETLGLKPNNSFTQYSHIDRDVLVWVVSASPKTTFEPVTWWFPIVGRVPYKGFFEKEDAIAEVKKLHSKGYDVYLRPSAAFSTLGWFDDPLLSTVLKFDEVSLVNTVIHEIVHNTVWVKDNVHFNETLANFLANVSTEQFFGTRDDKYRAFQSAAENQSHDDLLFASYLSALRLELEALYAKNLPVGDEIADPKVLSTSDILSERELIFKKARPTWESLKARFKGPNYKNLPLPENNAAIIAYWIYLKDINLFADLYRATNYSVPKFLKEIKLIQEISRQERRDSYLVMQEQLKGEG
- a CDS encoding Kazal domain-containing protein, with translation MQRQYRLVLGHALLAVLMFTLTNLAACKPQTKEREHKVPCGGLADYLCPNHMYCELGKDCGGFDAAGFCQIRPITCPNVTQKVCGCDHNTYASACYANARGVSVAKEGECKNKADKQ
- a CDS encoding PD40 domain-containing protein; protein product: MKPFPVVKFFLCSLLASAVFLPLRAKADIKIEYFNIVSGRLVFAATKGVGKSDIYVLDFQKLAASPVIETSGNDTYPSWSPDGTEILYESDESGNLEIYIARSDGSNVRNLTRNPATDKNPHWSPDGKRIVFTSSRLGKGENLFIMNTDGTQPLAITNNSNRNSVPKWSPRGNEVIYSTDSYWPGWDIVLYEIEGKRSMRMTNGYNSFCRADWHPNGGKFVFSYGSGKDIDLWIQTKGGAPEQLTSLAGREYDAVWDNDGKRIFFVSESKPGASDYHLFLIDVETKLVSQITSGTMAIRYPSWTPYPEVNFAESNAKSTAPSPDISTDDAKNKEAN
- a CDS encoding response regulator, producing the protein MTKTVLQSNSSQMLLNILLVDDSEDDVIIAKRAFHEALLPSNMLIASDGAEALDYLNRSEQTSSNAEFPRPDLILLDINMPKLNGFEFLLKVKANNSYNNIPVIMLSSSMNAGDIDRSYRLGAAGFIRKPINYDEFVYIVEVFNDYWRTVCLLPRTKSQ